Genomic segment of Euleptes europaea isolate rEulEur1 chromosome 6, rEulEur1.hap1, whole genome shotgun sequence:
ATATGTTCCATGAAGacagtttcaaagggtagccatgctggtctgcagtagaaaagctagaatCAAGTCCAGTACCACCAACAAGATttgtggggtataagctttcgagagtcagagcttttgggagctttgactcttgaaagcttataccgcCCCAAACCTACACAGAAATGGCTGTGCAAACTGGATCTTAGCTAATCTTTTGCCAAAAAGATGCGGAGCCATTTCAGAGACAAGAGGAGCTCGAAACTGATTTCTGTGTTGTTcaaggtgattttaaaaaaagaaagaaatccaatTTAGGATATCATTAAGGGGACAGTAGCAAAAGGATTGAGGGACTTGCACATTCCCAAATGTTATTTTGCAGAAACATTTCTTAAGAatgtttttattaaaacattttttccccaaaggttCAGAATATTGAGGGTTTCTGTACTGGAGTAATTAGAAAAAGGCTGTACAGTATAACTCACTAAACGTGGTTTTGCATTTTCTAGGTTTTGAAAATGATGTGCACTTTGATAATTACATGCAACTCATGAATATGCAGATTAGCTGTGTTTCTTCAACTTCGGGTGAACGTTTCATGTATTGCTTAGTACAGAATAAATTGTCACCCGCCTCAGTCTTTAATCCTAATAAAGCAAGGATGGAAAACAAATTAAGTAAAAACTATCAGAAATATATTTCAGATGTCTCCACTGATTATAGCAATCTGATGGTTGGCAGGTTCTGTGAACACTCCTCCTTCAGATAGTATGTGTAGTAGTAGTTTTGCTGAATGGGAGAATGCACTAATCTGGGCATAATTCTTCCACTACTATGCCTGTCCATAACAGTATGCATTGAGTAGTCTCACAGATTGGAGACTTGTTGTAGTTGGTGGGACTTGCTTATGAAAGGCAGTCACTGGAGTCTTAATAGGATTGCCCCCCACCCAAAGGTGGAAATGTCATATTTGAAAAAAGATATTGGGGTTTTGTAACTTTGGTGTTGTTACAACCTTACTCTAGTTAACTTTCAGATTGTCTTCTATGACAAAAAcgatttttttataacagttacGCGAGCGGAAGGAAACTGCCAAAGTGCAAGAGTTCTTTCTGCAAGAGATACAGCTGGGTGAACTATGGCTGGCAAAAGGTAAGGATAGGAGGCGTGGGCTTTCTGCAGCATGCTGGTGTACACATGCGACACTTGAAATTGCTTGAAAGTTATTGAGTAATGGGGGAGGAAAGTGAcattaagtcgcagccaatttatggcaatcccatgaagttgtcaaggcaagagactaacagaggtggttggcctttgcctgcctctgcgtagcagccctggacttccttggtggtctcccatccgagtactttGAATAAAGAGTACAAATGTGTAATGTAATCATTTTTTGAAGTACTCATTAAAAATTTTCGTTCTCTCTCTTGAAACTCTTGGGAATTAAACTGGCTAATTACTGCCTCAATAGTTGGAGACCATCGAATTCGATATACAGATGACCCTGCTTTCTAGTTATTacgagagggagaagagcttctccctttccactctcttcacaccatgcataatttgatagacctctatcgtgtttccccttaaccaccttctttccaagctaaactgccctaagcaTCTAAATCTGCTTAGCTGATAGGCAaatctgcttctcacttcccttgaaagccctatggggtcaccctaagttggttgtgactcacACAGTAGCAAAAAGGGAGGGACTTTTCTCCGGCAGTAGGTGAGCCAatgtgagccccgtggcacagagtggtaagctgcaatactgcagtcaaaagctctgctcacgacctgagttcgatcccaacggaagttggtttcaggtagctggctcaaggttgacttagccttccatccttccgaggtcggtaaaatgagtacccagcttgctgggggtaaagggaagatatctgggggaggcactggcaaactaccccgcaaacaaagtctgcctagaaaacgttgggatgtgatgtcaccccatgggtcaggaatgacccagtgcttgcacagggggcctttatcTTTAGGTAAGCCAATAAGCAAAGCAGGAAGCACAGCAATTGCATCTTTTGCTACCTCAGAGGATTTTGGTTAGATAGGAACAGCCTCCAGCTGAGCATCTGGCCCCAATTGACACAAAGACGGAGGTTGGTGGGGCAGAGTGTTAATGCTGACTGGTGGGATTATGCTCATACAGGCTAGGCTTCAGGAATGTAAATTGGTTACAGGAGAGCACACAGAGGCTGTTGAACACCTCACCAGCGCACTTTCAACGTGTACAGATCCAACCCAGCTCATGCACATCCTGGAGCAGACTCTACCACCTGAAATATTTGAGATGCTGGTGCACAGAATTCCGTACGTAACGCAAGTAGGTACTTTTAAAAACGCAGAGGAATTGTGGCGCAGAGAGCTCGGTGACTTGGTTAACGCTCGCATGTCAATTCCAGGTCTCTGAGGTGCAGAAACCATAGActcagagtgggaaggggccaccagggccatctaatccaaccccctgcacaatgcaggaaattcacaactaccttctccccccccacccccagtgaccccctactccatgcctagatggcggccaagatgcccgccctctcatgaactgcctaaggtcatagaattagcactgctgacagatggccatctagcctctgcttaaaaacctccagggaaggagcacttaccacctcccgaggaagcctgttccactgaggaatcgctctgttagaaaattcttcctaatgtctagacagaaacctttggtttaatttcagcccgttagttctggtccaaccttctggggcaacagaaagcaactcggccccctcctctatatgacagcccttcaagtacttgaagatggttatcataatcTACCTGTTTCTGACACAGAACAGCAAATGATGCAGTCGCCACACGCAGTAAGGGAGAAAATCGAAAGACAGGGGAGCAAATGAGCCCAAAGCTTGCTCATGGAACGCCAAAGCAGGGTTAGGGGTTACAGCCAAACCAAGTCAGCGTTCAccagcactggaattcagagggtATTGAGGCCTTCAGGTCATTGCTTGCACAGGGTTCTATCGGCAGGGAAGGCTTGGCCATTAAGGCTCGCAGGTAAAGTCTCGGTGGGCTGATGCCCAAGTGAGGGCTAACCTCTGGTAACTTGCTGCAGCAAGCTGACAGCTCTCACCAGTGAGGGTTGGGTGAACAGCTGTAGTGGAGAGTGAGCCAGTTGCCACAGCCCTGTGCAAGGGGGCGGCCGCAGCACTGAGAGCCAGTTTTTGCtctcacatgaaactgccttacattgaatcaaaccgttggtccatcacggtcaggattgtctactcagactggcagccgctcttcaGGGTCTCGGGCAAAAGCCTTCCGCATCACCCACTGCCCAAtccttccaactggagatgccagagattgaacctgggaccttctgcatgaagtAGGTGCTttcccactgacccacagccctgttatcttcagttaaaaggatatGGCAATAGGttttatgaaagacctctgcctgagaccctggagagctgctaccagtctgagtagacaatagtgattgCAATATACCACGGGTCAAACTCAGTATCAGGCAGGTTCATGTATATGTATGTTCCCCTACCCCCCCTTCTAATGGGAGGCAGGGTTCTTTTTGTCTCCCATTCCTCCCCTGCCTATCAGTCAGAGCCCAACTATGACACTGTACAGTCAGGAATTttgatttgggggaaaaaaatgagGTGCGAAGTTAATTGCCTCACATTTTAATTACTATCTCAACAGCAGGAAGTGCTGCATGTTCTTCAGACCCTGCTTTTGTACACAAATTTCAGCTGGCACAgcagtagctttttttttttttttacagtcgcAGGCTGTATAATAACTTGGGTGGGGATAGGGCCTTGGGAAAAATTCCTCATTGCCTAacaggacagccagtgtggtgtagtggttaagagcagtgatttggagcagtggattcttatctggagaactgggtttgattcctcattcctccacatgagctggggaggctaatctggtgaactggatttgtttccccattcctaaacatgaagcatgctgggtgaccttgggctagtcatatatctcttagcgctctctcagccccacctccctcaccgagtgtctgtgctggggaggggaaggtgattgtaagccagtttgagtctcccttaagtggtagagaaagtcaccatataaaaaccaactggacATGtctgtaatggcctatggctaaatgcaaataaagctattgcttaatataaaaaccaactaatcTTCTAATATATCAGTATGTTAAACCCACTGAACCCAACCCCGCTTACATCCAAATGGTCATTTTTCCTTAGATTCCTATGAGTTCTTCCCTATAGATTAATGCACGGGAATGATGCGAAGAACCCTCTAATGGCCAATGTTTATgcccaggaaaagaaaggaagtcTAATaggttaaaaataaacaaattatcCAGCGCTCAAAATGCCTTGTGAGTCAGTAGCTTTACCACCTACAAGTCTGTTTTCTCTGCCAGCGGCTCGAGGCAGCCCTGAACGAGCAGGATCCGCCGGACGAGTGAGAACGCAGCATCACGCCCGGGGCTACTCTTAAGGCCGGACCTTAGGGCAGATGGCAAGCCCTCCTTTAGAAAGACTCTCCATACAACAACAATTTCCATTTATTTCACTttgattaaataaaaaataaaccttgCTTTATTCACTTTGGGATTTAATTTTCAGAACATACACGCCTGCGTTTTAAATTGGACAGTCGTTATTGttatgctggggaggggggtcacaGAACAGTGGGTCGCCTCCTGCAGCTCTGCTTGCAACAGCATCTTCCGTAGAGCGTCGGAGGGAGGCTCTTGGGATTGGAGGAGGCCACTGATGTGAGCGGAGTGGCAGGACGCAGCCCGCAGTTCGCTCCCTGCCCATCTCGAGCCCAGTCACAGCAGAGCCGATCTGTTGGCCTCCAGAAAAGGCTGCGTCGACATTATTCCACGGCAGGGAAAGAGGATGCTCTAGGAACAGGCTCTATCAGCACCAAGGCTAGCTGCAGAGGCAGCCACCAATGATTTCCATGTTTCAATTGGTCTCTGAGCTGTTCCATTACAAGCTGGTGGACGTACCCACGTCACCTGTTGTGAAAAATGCACCTTTGCATGCAACGTGATTGACGTCGGCAACTCCTTTCTTAATGAGGCTGGCCAAGGAGTCCGGCTTTGGCCGCCAGCGCTTCGTTCTGCTGAATGTGATATTCCTGGAATCTCATCGATATCCTCTGGGTCATTTTTAAGTACTTCTGTAAGCAGTGTTCTGAACAGGTCATCTgtatgggaaagggaaggaagaccCCAGTAGCTAGTAACCGTTTGTAATTCTTGTGGCATGCAGAGTATTTTATAAAGCCTGTCAAATCTTCAATGCAAACTGGTGGATTAAGTAACTCTTAACTCTACTTTACAGATGGGCAAGCTGTCCCTCCGGCTTCCCTTTGAGATGGAGGCCAAGCTGAACTTTGAAAATCTTTGATAAAGTATTCAGAACAGCTTGGCAAATCTTTACTGTCCATTTAGCAATAGTCAGTCTTCTatgagattcaagtccagtggcaccttaaaaaggtaaaggtcccctgtgcaagcaccgggtgcattactgacccatggggtgacatcacatcctgacgtttacgaggcagactttgtttacggggaggtttgccagtgccttcccaagacatcttccctttacccccaggaagctgggttctcatttgaccgacctcggaaggatggaaggctgagtcaaccttgagccggctaccttaaactgacttttgttgggatcgaactcaggtcgtgagcagagcttggactgcagtttaccactctgtgccacggggctcctgtggcaccttagagaccaacaaaatttccagatTATaaactttccagagtcaaagctcccttcgttagaTGCAAGTAGGAaggacaaagggagctttaactcttgaaaacGTACACCCTTGAAATTTTCTTGGTGTGTCacgtactactggactcgaatcttgctcttttgttgcagaccaatatggctgcaCACCTGAAATGAATCAGTCTTCTGTCTACCAGCTGCTAATCACCTGATGCTCTGGCAATAATCAaacattacataagaacataagaaaagccctgctggatcagaccaaggtccatcaaatccagcagtctgttcacacagtggccaaccaggcgcctctaggaagcccacaaacaaggcgactgcagcagcaccatcctgcctgtgtttcaaagcacctaatataataggcatgctcctctgatcctggagagaataggtatgactagtatccattttgactagtagccatgaataccattctcctccatgaacccatGGACATATTCCATTACATTTATTTGGATCCCAACGGGGATCCAAAAAGGCTTACAGCAGTCTCCCCtccgtttttatcctcacaacaacaagcTACGATTCTAAAGTACTTGGGGAAAATCCACATACCTCTTCTGGCTTGACCTCTCTGCTGGTGAAATCTCGCACGCAATCCAGAAAGCAGTTTTCCGTCAGTTTGTTATATGTTCCAAGAAATTCTTTGAACTGGAAACAAATCGGAGAGATCTTCAGAACAGGTTGTAGCAGAGAGGGAGTACAGCTGAGGAATACACCTGCTCATCAAACAGAAGGGCACGGAACTAAACAGCTAGCTCAGTGCCAGCAAATGCAGGACTGGGCACAGAGGTTAACAACCATCTTCCTAAGGAATGCCATTCACGTTGCCAAGCTGCAACACTTCAAACGCATCCTTGAGAGATACTGGCTTAGACCAGGTGCCCCCAACatttctgagcctgcgggcacctttggaattctgacgcagcaGGGTGGGCGCgtcc
This window contains:
- the TOMM20L gene encoding TOMM20-like protein 1, giving the protein MGRRPRPGLLLLLWLLAAACGLAALAYCCARFDRRRRGGPDFQRRLREKRRKEREQAKEREKELRERKETAKVQEFFLQEIQLGELWLAKGEHTEAVEHLTSALSTCTDPTQLMHILEQTLPPEIFEMLVHRIPYVTQRLEAALNEQDPPDE
- the TIMM9 gene encoding mitochondrial import inner membrane translocase subunit Tim9; translated protein: MAGQISESDQIKQFKEFLGTYNKLTENCFLDCVRDFTSREVKPEEMTCSEHCLQKYLKMTQRISMRFQEYHIQQNEALAAKAGLLGQPH